A section of the Paenibacillus aurantius genome encodes:
- a CDS encoding CheR family methyltransferase, translating to MNNSTNGSTEHRKPLYVVGIGASAGGMEALHSFFTHLDPDSGASYVVVPHLSPDYRSLMADILSKVTSMPVVQAAEGNKVKADHVYVLPPGKLMTIENDALHLESITPGSPLVFPIDVFFRSLAKNSGEHSVSIVLSGTGSDGSRGIKAIKDAGGLILVQEAGSAQFDGMPNCAISTGLVDCILPPQQMGGELVRFMNYCQSAGPNQLVTRAQTSEETIQKIFRLLHQKFHIDFTQYKQNSILRRIERRMAIHHIGDLHDYYQMLLGDVSEASVLWKEMLINVTRFFRDKEAFEVLKEEVMPRIFHKENQEIRIWVAGCSTGEETYSIAILLREYMESIGRKPAIKIFATDLDKDALDLASLGMYPAGIAADVTPDRLEKYFVKVGDRYQVSKELRKMIVFAHHNLVKDPPFLSIDLVTCRNVLIYFQPILQKKVLSLFHFSLATGGFLFLGASETIGELGKLYAPLHNKWNIFSKRNVIQRRPLNMVEISEPVTLPGQTLQGSQIMEDSKLFRKLDDLSQSLIEEFVPPCIIIDDNHDVVHTTGDVNAFLNVPRGKFSHNLFKMVPQSLSVALSTAVHKARKEKSEVIYKNIVMEQNGASRRILLKVKLFRTEKTNDKYILIAFLPDRELEKLAPASSPPPDLDLKEKQFILDLEQELVTTQETLQTVIEQLETSNEELQATNEELIASNEELQSTNEELSSVNEELVTVNSEFQSKIHELIEVNSDMNNFLSASNIGTIFLDIDLSVRRFTPNVMDVINLMEVDVGRPIMHISHNLVYDRMVPDIEEVLRTLVPIEREVQSNQKNWYLLKISPYRTVDHYIKGIIMTLVNITELKSINSQLSKLSLAIEQSPSVVMITDKQMKIEYVNPAFTDITGYSREEVIGTEARALERGEGGTEVYDILWEKVGSGSKWKGELQGRHKDGRIYWESATVLPVINEKKEVVHYLKVAEDITKKKHTEGLLRKSEMLSVAGQLASGIAHEIRNPLTSVKGFLKLLNTKQGDQEKYMEILSAEVDSMELIINELLLLAKTQIFEFATKDLRVILQNVVMLLSSQAILKNIEFVVECELESVHMNCVENQIKQMFVNLLKNAIEATPYGGQIFIQIRNAVYGKVMIRIVDKGCGIPKEQLDRIGEPFYTTKQKGTGLGLMICHQIIENHQGQMRFQSEVNKGTTIDILLPLHIEGGHRSLAQPGSELFQSILK from the coding sequence TATGTCCTTCCTCCCGGCAAGCTCATGACGATAGAGAATGACGCTCTTCACCTCGAATCGATAACGCCGGGAAGTCCTCTGGTGTTTCCCATCGATGTCTTTTTCCGGTCGCTTGCCAAAAACTCCGGGGAACATTCGGTTTCCATCGTTCTGTCCGGCACCGGAAGCGACGGGTCGCGGGGCATCAAGGCGATCAAAGATGCGGGTGGCCTGATTCTTGTTCAGGAAGCGGGCTCGGCCCAATTCGACGGGATGCCGAACTGCGCCATTTCCACGGGGCTCGTGGACTGCATCCTCCCCCCTCAGCAGATGGGCGGCGAGCTGGTCCGGTTCATGAACTACTGCCAGTCGGCCGGACCGAACCAGCTGGTCACGAGAGCGCAGACGAGCGAAGAAACCATTCAGAAGATATTCCGGCTTTTGCATCAGAAATTCCATATTGACTTCACCCAATATAAACAGAATAGTATTCTTCGTCGAATTGAACGGAGGATGGCCATTCATCACATCGGCGACCTACACGATTACTACCAGATGCTGCTTGGCGATGTTTCGGAAGCATCCGTACTGTGGAAGGAGATGCTGATTAACGTGACCCGGTTTTTCCGCGACAAAGAGGCTTTCGAGGTTTTGAAGGAAGAGGTGATGCCCCGGATCTTTCACAAGGAGAACCAGGAGATCCGCATATGGGTGGCCGGCTGCTCGACCGGAGAGGAAACCTATTCCATCGCCATTCTGCTCAGGGAATACATGGAATCGATCGGCCGGAAGCCGGCGATCAAAATTTTTGCCACCGACCTGGACAAGGATGCGCTCGATTTGGCAAGCCTTGGCATGTATCCCGCCGGCATCGCGGCCGATGTGACGCCGGATCGGCTGGAGAAATATTTTGTCAAGGTAGGGGACCGCTATCAGGTCTCCAAGGAACTCCGCAAAATGATTGTGTTCGCGCATCATAATCTCGTGAAGGATCCTCCGTTTCTCTCGATCGATCTGGTCACCTGCCGGAATGTGCTGATCTATTTTCAGCCCATTCTGCAGAAGAAGGTGCTTTCGCTGTTTCATTTTTCACTCGCTACCGGCGGCTTTCTGTTTCTTGGAGCAAGTGAAACGATCGGAGAACTCGGGAAGCTTTACGCTCCGCTACACAACAAGTGGAACATTTTCTCGAAGCGGAACGTCATCCAGCGCAGGCCGCTCAACATGGTGGAGATCAGCGAACCGGTCACCCTTCCGGGGCAGACGCTGCAGGGCTCGCAGATTATGGAGGATTCGAAGCTGTTCCGCAAGCTGGACGATCTATCCCAATCGTTGATCGAGGAGTTCGTTCCTCCCTGTATCATTATCGACGACAATCACGATGTCGTGCACACGACCGGGGATGTGAATGCCTTCCTGAACGTGCCGCGCGGGAAATTTTCCCACAACCTGTTCAAGATGGTTCCCCAAAGCCTATCCGTTGCGCTCAGCACGGCCGTTCACAAAGCCCGCAAGGAGAAGTCGGAGGTCATCTACAAGAACATCGTCATGGAGCAGAACGGGGCTTCTCGGCGCATCTTGTTGAAGGTCAAACTGTTCCGGACGGAAAAGACGAACGACAAGTACATCCTGATCGCCTTTCTGCCGGACAGGGAGCTGGAGAAGCTGGCACCTGCCTCCTCCCCCCCTCCCGATCTCGACCTGAAGGAGAAGCAGTTCATTCTGGATCTGGAGCAGGAGCTGGTTACGACGCAGGAAACGCTGCAGACGGTGATCGAGCAGCTGGAGACGTCCAACGAAGAGCTCCAGGCCACGAACGAAGAGCTGATCGCGTCGAACGAGGAGCTGCAGAGCACGAACGAGGAACTGAGCTCGGTTAACGAGGAGCTCGTGACCGTCAACTCGGAGTTCCAGTCCAAGATTCACGAGCTGATCGAAGTCAACAGCGATATGAACAATTTCCTGAGTGCCTCCAACATCGGAACCATCTTCCTGGATATCGATCTGAGTGTGCGGCGGTTTACCCCGAACGTCATGGATGTCATCAACCTGATGGAGGTCGACGTAGGACGCCCGATCATGCATATCTCGCATAATCTGGTTTACGATCGCATGGTGCCCGATATCGAGGAAGTGTTGCGCACGCTCGTTCCCATTGAGCGGGAGGTGCAGAGCAACCAGAAGAACTGGTACCTGCTCAAAATTTCTCCTTACCGTACCGTGGATCACTACATCAAAGGCATCATCATGACCCTCGTCAACATTACCGAGCTGAAGTCGATCAACAGCCAGCTGAGCAAGCTTTCGCTCGCCATCGAGCAGAGCCCGTCCGTGGTCATGATTACGGACAAGCAGATGAAGATCGAATACGTCAACCCCGCCTTCACGGATATTACCGGCTATTCCCGGGAGGAAGTCATCGGAACGGAGGCCCGGGCGCTGGAGCGCGGGGAGGGGGGGACGGAGGTCTATGACATCCTTTGGGAGAAGGTGGGCTCGGGCAGCAAGTGGAAGGGAGAGCTGCAGGGCCGGCACAAGGACGGAAGAATTTACTGGGAATCGGCCACCGTTCTTCCCGTCATCAACGAAAAGAAAGAAGTGGTGCATTACCTTAAGGTAGCGGAGGACATCACGAAGAAGAAGCATACGGAGGGGCTGCTGAGAAAATCCGAAATGCTCTCCGTGGCCGGCCAGCTGGCCTCGGGAATCGCTCACGAAATCCGCAACCCGCTGACCTCGGTCAAGGGCTTTCTCAAGCTTCTAAACACGAAGCAAGGCGATCAGGAGAAATACATGGAGATTCTTTCCGCTGAGGTGGATTCCATGGAACTGATCATCAACGAGCTGCTCCTGCTCGCCAAAACCCAAATTTTCGAATTCGCGACGAAGGACCTCCGGGTTATTCTCCAGAACGTCGTGATGCTGCTCAGCTCCCAGGCTATCCTCAAAAATATAGAATTCGTGGTGGAGTGTGAACTCGAAAGCGTGCACATGAACTGTGTCGAGAACCAGATCAAGCAGATGTTCGTCAATCTGCTGAAGAACGCGATCGAGGCGACGCCGTACGGGGGCCAAATCTTCATTCAGATCCGCAATGCGGTTTACGGCAAGGTCATGATCCGCATCGTCGACAAAGGCTGCGGCATTCCGAAGGAGCAGCTGGACCGGATCGGCGAGCCGTTCTATACCACGAAGCAGAAAGGCACCGGCCTCGGCCTCATGATCTGCCACCAGATCATAGAGAATCATCAAGGCCAGATGCGTTTTCAGAGTGAGGTCAACAAGGGAACGACCATCGACATCCTGCTTCCCCTGCACATCGAAGGCGGGCACCGCTCCTTGGCCCAGCCGGGTTCGGAACTGTTCCAATCCATTCTCAAGTAA
- a CDS encoding histidine kinase dimerization/phospho-acceptor domain-containing protein, with product MESHAEWHSEIAKLRETVRQLSDRVIRFQEQEDRLLSELSEMNNELITVQRMLAKTNLDLKKSQKKAVEAELAKGSFLSMMSHEVRSPMNGILGMTELLMHAELHAEHRKKVMLIEESAKLLLTIVNDILDITKIETGEVKLNEEPFDLRKLLHHMVELMKPNAASRTILLPVWDSRIHPILIGDAVRIRQILLNVIIHSTRLSGSGTLTVRALLERAEKGKQAIRIEVSEPAGERRPLPAPSGQEGSHLGVRIASRLLQLMGGSLNVHGEDGKGPLVSFQLTLPEARAEGSRTGLYGEGPEEASPFALRLTEWFDEETRSLPILLAVDNAINRQVVHMQLTRMGFSQVDVVQDGESAVQRYARRTYSLIVMDHLLPTAHGLEPAKLIREESARRKQPPAPMVCISANPGPDFTAHYRESGFDDCMALPITLEQLEAMLLRWLPAEGPAPSRVLSLPIIQDLKKLDESGVLLRSLLNQFKQMAPGLMDRMKHSVRDKDAAELQKTAYMLKSSALGLGLVSLSATFSQLESMGVAGVVTPEAEALLAGLWEDYEAACRALEQYL from the coding sequence ATGGAGTCTCATGCCGAGTGGCATTCGGAAATAGCCAAGCTGAGGGAAACCGTCCGTCAGCTGTCCGACCGGGTCATCCGGTTTCAGGAACAGGAGGACCGGCTGCTTTCGGAGCTATCGGAAATGAACAACGAATTGATTACCGTTCAGAGAATGCTCGCCAAAACCAATCTGGATCTTAAGAAATCCCAGAAGAAAGCGGTGGAAGCGGAGCTTGCCAAGGGATCGTTCCTCTCGATGATGAGCCACGAGGTCCGTTCCCCTATGAACGGCATCCTGGGGATGACCGAGCTGCTCATGCATGCGGAGCTCCATGCCGAGCATCGCAAGAAAGTGATGCTGATCGAGGAATCCGCCAAGCTTCTGCTGACGATCGTTAACGATATTCTCGATATCACCAAGATCGAAACCGGTGAAGTGAAGCTGAACGAGGAGCCCTTCGATCTTCGCAAGCTGCTTCATCATATGGTGGAGCTGATGAAGCCGAACGCCGCTTCCCGGACCATCCTTCTTCCCGTCTGGGACAGCCGGATTCACCCGATTCTGATCGGCGATGCGGTGCGCATCCGTCAGATTCTGCTCAATGTGATCATCCACTCCACCCGCCTGTCCGGCAGCGGGACCCTTACGGTCCGGGCTCTGCTGGAGCGGGCTGAGAAAGGCAAACAGGCCATCCGCATCGAGGTGTCGGAGCCCGCAGGAGAACGCCGTCCCCTCCCGGCGCCCTCTGGGCAAGAAGGAAGCCATCTCGGGGTGCGCATTGCTTCCCGGCTCCTGCAGCTGATGGGCGGTTCCCTGAACGTGCATGGAGAGGACGGGAAAGGCCCTCTGGTGTCCTTTCAGCTGACCCTACCCGAAGCCCGGGCCGAGGGAAGCCGGACCGGCCTCTACGGGGAGGGTCCGGAAGAAGCATCCCCCTTCGCGCTCCGGCTGACCGAGTGGTTCGACGAGGAGACGCGGTCCCTTCCCATTCTTCTTGCGGTGGACAATGCCATCAACCGGCAGGTCGTTCATATGCAGCTGACCCGGATGGGCTTCTCCCAGGTTGACGTCGTCCAAGACGGGGAGTCCGCCGTCCAGCGATATGCCCGCCGGACCTATTCGCTTATCGTAATGGACCACCTTCTCCCGACGGCGCACGGCCTGGAGCCCGCCAAACTCATCCGGGAGGAAAGCGCACGCCGGAAGCAGCCGCCCGCTCCGATGGTGTGCATCAGCGCCAACCCCGGCCCCGATTTCACCGCCCACTACCGGGAAAGCGGCTTTGACGATTGCATGGCGCTGCCGATTACGCTGGAGCAGCTGGAAGCGATGCTCCTGCGCTGGCTTCCGGCGGAAGGGCCGGCACCTTCCCGTGTGCTTAGCCTGCCGATTATCCAGGACCTGAAGAAGCTCGACGAATCCGGCGTTCTTCTCCGCAGCCTTCTCAACCAGTTCAAGCAGATGGCTCCCGGGCTTATGGACCGGATGAAGCATTCGGTCCGGGACAAGGATGCGGCCGAGCTGCAGAAAACGGCCTACATGCTGAAATCGAGTGCGCTTGGCTTGGGACTCGTCAGCTTGTCGGCCACCTTCTCCCAGCTCGAAAGCATGGGGGTAGCCGGAGTGGTTACGCCCGAAGCCGAAGCGCTGCTGGCCGGCCTCTGGGAGGATTACGAGGCCGCATGCCGGGCGCTTGAGCAGTACTTGTAA
- a CDS encoding cobalamin-dependent protein (Presence of a B(12) (cobalamin)-binding domain implies dependence on cobalamin itself, in one of its several forms, or in some unusual lineages, dependence on a cobalamin-like analog.) has product MKSITRQAGMLLMSQAEELAEEVTARQYSRQPDLTARFGASGRIRTRQDSVYNLQYLAESVLVDSPSLFVHYIAWLKTLLDGYQVSVEELRVNLQCMEEVIQAHVKEPERGTLLDYLRLGRQQLTAAETPSSFLKEDQPLAEETKLYLQALLNGDRRSASQLITRLVEDKVPLRDLYLYIFQTTQHEIGRLWQTNRIQVAQEHFCTAATQMIMSQLYPYLFTSPRKSYTLVSACVGKEMHEVGLRVLTDLFELEGWDTYYLGANVPARSVIHSLIHHKADVIAISATMTYHVHLVEELISQIRGNPECAGVRIIVGGLPFNIDSKLWKRVGADGWASDAEEAVRVAEGLLQGQTAQTE; this is encoded by the coding sequence ATGAAGTCCATCACCCGGCAGGCCGGCATGCTCCTGATGTCCCAAGCCGAGGAGCTTGCGGAGGAAGTGACCGCCCGGCAATATTCCCGGCAGCCTGATCTGACGGCCCGCTTCGGAGCCTCCGGACGGATAAGAACCAGGCAGGACTCCGTTTATAACCTGCAGTATTTGGCCGAAAGCGTCCTGGTCGACAGCCCCTCCTTGTTCGTCCATTATATCGCCTGGCTCAAAACGCTTCTGGACGGGTACCAGGTTTCCGTGGAGGAGCTGCGGGTTAACCTCCAATGCATGGAGGAGGTCATTCAGGCCCACGTGAAGGAACCCGAACGCGGGACCCTGCTGGATTACTTGCGGCTGGGACGCCAGCAGTTGACAGCGGCGGAGACTCCCTCCTCCTTTCTTAAGGAGGACCAGCCCCTCGCGGAGGAGACCAAGCTTTACCTACAAGCCCTGCTTAACGGGGACCGCCGGTCCGCAAGTCAGCTGATCACCCGGTTGGTCGAGGACAAGGTCCCGCTGAGAGACTTGTATTTGTATATTTTCCAGACCACCCAGCATGAGATCGGCCGCCTGTGGCAAACCAACCGCATCCAAGTAGCCCAAGAGCATTTCTGTACGGCCGCCACCCAGATGATCATGTCTCAGCTGTATCCTTATTTGTTCACAAGCCCCCGCAAAAGCTATACACTCGTCTCCGCCTGCGTCGGCAAGGAAATGCATGAGGTCGGCCTGCGGGTGCTCACGGACCTGTTCGAGCTGGAGGGCTGGGATACTTACTACCTGGGCGCGAACGTGCCTGCTCGAAGTGTGATTCATTCGCTTATCCACCATAAGGCGGACGTGATCGCCATCTCCGCCACCATGACGTACCACGTCCATCTCGTGGAAGAGCTCATTTCCCAAATCCGGGGAAACCCCGAATGTGCGGGAGTCCGAATTATCGTTGGCGGCCTGCCCTTCAATATCGATTCCAAGCTGTGGAAGAGGGTGGGAGCCGACGGGTGGGCCTCGGATGCCGAAGAAGCCGTCCGGGTAGCGGAAGGCCTGCTTCAAGGCCAGACGGCCCAAACGGAATAA